In Amaranthus tricolor cultivar Red isolate AtriRed21 chromosome 3, ASM2621246v1, whole genome shotgun sequence, a single window of DNA contains:
- the LOC130808344 gene encoding ATP synthase subunit alpha, chloroplastic-like has protein sequence MVTIRADEISNIIRERIEQYNREVKVVNTGTVLQVGDGIARIHGLDEVMAGELVEFQEGTIGIALNLESNNVGVVLMGDGLLIQEGSSVKGTGRIAQIPVSEAYLGRVINALAKPIDGRGEISSSKSRLLKSPAPGIISRRSVYEPLQTGLIAIDSMIPLERGQRELIIGDRQTENKL, from the coding sequence ATGGTAACCATTCGAGCAGACGAAATTAGCAATATTATCCGTGAACGTATTGAACAATATAATCGAGAAGTAAAGGTTGTAAATACCGGTACCGTACTTCAAGTAGGTGACGGCATTGCTCGTATTCACGGTCTTGATGAAGTAATGGCAGGTGAATTAGTAGAATTTCAAGAGGGGACAATAGGCATTGCTTTGAATTTGGAATCCAATAATGTTGGTGTTGTATTAATGGGTGATGGTTTGCTGATACAAGAAGGAAGTTCTGTAAAAGGAACAGGAAGAATTGCTCAGATACCTGTGAGTGAAGCTTATTTGGGTCGTGTTATAAATGCCCTAGCTAAACCTATTGATGGTAGGGGTGAAATTTCGTCTTCGAAATCTCGGTTACTTAAATCTCCCGCTCCCGGTATTATTTCGAGACGTTCCGTATATGAGCCTCTTCAAACCGGACTTATTGCTATTGATTCAATGATCCCTTTAGAACGTGGCCAGCGAGAATTAATTATTGGGGATAGACAAACAG
- the LOC130807922 gene encoding 30S ribosomal protein S2, chloroplastic-like yields the protein MTRRYWNINLEEMMEAGVHFGHDTRKWNLRMSPYISTKCKGIHIINLTRTARFLLEACDLVFDASSRGKQFLIVGTKNKAADSVAWAAIRARCHYVNKKWLGGMLTNWSTTETRLQKFRDLRMEQKTGRLARLPKRDAAVVKRQLSHLQTYLGGIKYMTGLPDIVIIVDQQEEYTALRECITLGIPTICLIDTNCDPDLADISIPANDDAIASIRLILTKLVFAICEGRSSYIRNP from the coding sequence ATGACAAGAAGATATTGGAACATCAATTTGGAAGAGATGATGGAAGCGGGAGTTCATTTTGGTCACGATACTCGTAAATGGAATCTTAGAATGTCGCCTTATATCTCTACAAAATGTAAAGGTATTCATATTATAAATCTTACTAGAACTGCTCGTTTTTTATTAGAGGCTTGTGATTTAGTTTTTGATGCATCAAGTAGAGGAaaacaatttttaattgtaGGGACAAAAAATAAAGCAGCTGATTCAGTAGCATGGGCTGCAATAAGGGCTCGCTGTCATTATGTTAATAAAAAGTGGCTGGGGGGTATGTTAACCAATTGGTCCACGACAGAAACGCGACTTCAAAAATTCAGGGACTTGAGAATGGAACAAAAGACAGGGAGACTCGCTCGTCTTCCAAAGAGAGACGCAGCCGTGGTGAAGAGACAATTATCTCACTTGCAAACATATTTGGGCGGGATCAAGTATATGACAGGATTACCGGATATTGTAATCATCGTTGATCAACAAGAAGAATATACAGCCCTTCGAGAATGTATTACTTTGGGAATTCCAACGATTTGTTTAATCGATACAAATTGTGACCCGGATCTCGCAGATATTTCGATTCCGGCAAACGATGACGCTATAGCTTCAATTCGATTAATTCTTACTAAATTAGTATTTGCAATTTGTGAAGGTCGCTCTAGCTATATAAGAAATCCTTGA
- the LOC130807921 gene encoding ATP synthase subunit a, chloroplastic-like has protein sequence MNIPSYSLNTLKGLYDISGVEVGQHFYWQIGGFQIHGQVLITSWVVIAILLGSAAIAVRSPQTIPTGGQNFFEYVLEFIRDVSKTQIGEEYRPWVPFIGTMFLFIFVSNWSGALLPWKIIQLPHGELAAPTNDINTTDALALLTSVAYFYAGLTKRGLSYFGKYIQPTPILLPINILEDFTKPLSLSFRLFGNILADELVVVVLVSLVPLVVPIPVMFLGLFTSGIQALIFATLPAAYIGESMEGHH, from the coding sequence ATGAATATTCCATCATATTCACTTAACACACTAAAGGGGTTATATGATATATCTGGTGTGGAAGTAGGCCAACATTTCTATTGGCAAATAGGAGGTTTCCAAATTCATGGTCAAGTACTTATAACTTCTTGGGTTGTAATTGCTATCTTATTAGGTTCAGCTGCTATAGCTGTTCGGAGTCCACAAACTATTCCGACTGGCGGTCAAAATTTCTTTGAATATGTCCTTGAATTCATTCGAGACGTGAGCAAAACTCAAATTGGAGAAGAGTATCGTCCTTGGGTTCCCTTTATTGGGACTatgtttctatttatttttgtttcgaATTGGTCAGGGGCTCTTTTGCCTTGGAAAATCATACAATTACCTCATGGGGAGTTAGCCGCACCCACCAATGATATAAATACGACTGATGCTTTAGCTTTACTCACGTCAGTAGCCTATTTCTATGCGGGTCTTACAAAAAGAGGATTAAGTTATTTTGGTAAATACATTCAACCAACCCCAATTCTTTTACCCATTAACATCTTAGAAGATTTCACAAAACCTCTATCACTTAGTTTTCGACTTTTCGGAAATATATTAGCGGATGAATTAGtagttgttgttcttgtttcttTAGTACCTTTAGTGgttcctatacctgtcatgttTCTTGGATTATTTACAAGTGGTATTCAGGCTCTTATTTTTGCAACTTTACCTGCAGCTTATATAGGCGAATCCATGGAGGGTCATCATTGA
- the LOC130807923 gene encoding ATP synthase subunit c, chloroplastic-like, whose product MNPLISTASVIAAGLAVGLASIGLGVGQGTAAGQAVEGIARQPEAEGKIRGTLLLSLAFMEALTIYGLVVALALLFANPFV is encoded by the coding sequence ATGAATCCATTGATTTCTACCGCTTCCGTTATTGCTGCTGGATTGGCTGTAGGGCTTGCTTCTATTGGACTTGGAGTTGGTCAAGGTACTGCTGCGGGACAAGCTGTAGAAGGTATTGCGAGACAGCCCGAAGCAGAGGGAAAAATACGAGGTACTTTATTACTTAGTTTAGCTTTTATGGAAGCTTTAACAATTTATGGATTGGTTGTAGCATTAGCGCTTTTATTTGCGAATCCTTTTGTTTAA